GAAGCCGTAACCGGCCAAACGGTGCGTTACATCATCGGTGGAACCCACCTTGTCGCCTTGGACGATGCCGGCGTACACGACGTTGCAGATTGGCTCGCGGGAAAAATCGACCTGTTCGCCGGGACGCACTGTACGGGTTTTCGGGCGCAACAGATTCTCTCTGACCGACTTTCCGACGCGTTCCGGTTCGTTGGCGTCGGGACGACACTCGAACTCCCACCCCGCCGGAAGTGACGACTCACCACCGACGATGGGTCAACCGTTCAAACGAGGCCACCGTGCCGCGCGGAGGTAAACCGTCCCGGGATGTCGGCTGTCGAGACGTCAGCCCGCTGAAGCGCGTCCCAGAGTGTCGCTCCGTTGCTAGTGACGACCGGAACGTCGCAGTCGCGCTCGAGTCGTTCGATCATCGGAAGCGTTCGGTAGTTCGTACACGAGACGAACACAGCATCGACTTCTGGGGCCGTGTCGAGACACATCCGAGTCTGCCGGTACGCGTTTTCAGGCGTTTGTTCGCCGATCTCCGTGTTCGACTCGATTCCGAGACCGTCGAGTGTGATGACGTCGTACCCGGCCGATTCCAGATAGTCTGTCTCGCGTTGGTTGAGTTCCTCCGTGTAGGGGGTTACGACACCCAGTCGCTCGGCCCCTAGCACGTGGAGCGCTCGCTTGACCGACAGCGCCGTTGCGACGGCGGGGACGCCTGCCGCTTCGGCCAGCGACAGTTCGAGTTCGCGGTCGAACCCGGGACCGTGGAGGAGACTGCCGGTCGTACAGGCGTACGCGACGACATCCACGTCGGCGTGTGAGAGTCGGTCAGCACAGTCTACTGCGGCGTCGGCCATCGCATCGAGTTCGTCCGGTGTGACGGATTCGAGGGGCATCCGTGCCGCATGGACGCTCACGCCCTCAGGTGCGTACGTGGTAAATTCGCCTTCGACCGTCGTGTTCGACGACGGAACGACGGCTCCTAACCGGGTGCGCCACCCGTACATTACCGTTTGACCTTCCCGTCTTCGGCATCTCGCTCTTTGTCTGCCGTAGAACGGTCCTCCGGCGTACCGTGGCCGCCTCCGCCGGGCGTCCGAACCGTGACTGTCGTTCCGGCGAGCACATCACGGGTCGTCTTCGCTGGGACTGATTCGCCGTCTACGAGGTTTTGGCCCGTCGCACCGTCTTCGCCACCTGCGATCCCCTTCGGGGCGACACGACGGCGCTCTGTGAGGAGCGAGACCGTGGCATCGGCTTCGATGGTGACTGAGCGGACGATACCGAGGCCGCCGCGATATCGGCCGCGGCCACCGCTGTTCTCGCGGAGGCTGTACTCCTCGACAAACAGCGGGTATTCGGCTTCCAGCGCCTCGATGGGCGTGTTGAGCGTGTTTGTCATTCCGACTTGGACACCGTCCATGCCGTCGCCGCTGGCACGGCCACCGAAGCCGCCGCCGATGGTTTCGTAGTACGTGAAGCCTTCCGAACCGCCCGCACGACTGCCGATAGTGAGATTGTTCATCGTCCCTTGTCCCTGTGCGGGAACGCGATCCGGTGCGGCCTCTGCGAGTGCAGTGAAGACAACGTCAGTCACGCGCTGACTCGTCTCGACGTTGCCGCCGACGACGGCCGCCGGTGCGTTTGGATTCAAGAGCGTCCCTTCGGGAACCGAGACGGTGATGGGGTCATAACAGCCCTGATTCGGCGGAATCTCTGGATCGGTTACACACCGAACGACGAAGTAGACTGCGCTTTTGGCAACCGCGAGCGGTGCGTTGACGTTCCCAGCTACCTGTGGGGCCGTTCCGTCGAAATCGACTGCGACGGTTTCGCCATCGGTGGAGACGGTTACTTCGATAGGGATGTCTTCGTCTGTCACGCCGTCGCCTTCGAGTACGTCGCGGGCGTGGTACTCGCCGTCCGGAAGGGCACGGAGTTCCGCAGTGACGCGGTCGCGGGAGTACGCCATGACGGCGTCGAACGCCGCGACGACCTGTGGCTTCCCGTGTTCTTCGACTAAGTCGCCGAGGCGTTCTTCGGCGCGTTCGTTCGCCGCGATTTGCGCGCGGATGTCGGCGCGGCGTTCTCCGGGATTGCGGACGTTGGCCAACAGGACCGACATCACATCGTCGTTCACCTCACCACCTTCGACCAGTCGGACTGGCGGGAGGCGCAAGCCTTCTTGGTAGATCTCGCGCGCGCCAGCGGGCATACTGCCCGGAGCCATCCCGCCCACGTCGGCGTGGTGCGCACGCGAGACGACGAAGCCGAGTATCTCACCGTCGAGGGAGAGCGGAGAGACCATCGTCACGTCCGGCAGGTGCGTGCCACCCTCGAACGGGTCGTTCAGGACGAACACGTCGCCGGGTTTCGGATCGTATCCGAGAACCGTCTGCACCGCTTCGGGCATCGCGCCAAGATGGACCGGGATGTGTTCGGCCTGCGCGACGAGGCGGCCGTCGGCGTCGAACAACGCCGTCGAACAGTCGCGTCGCTCCTTGATGTTCGGCGAGTACGACGAGGTAATGAGTACCTGTCCCATCTCCTCTGCGACGCTCTCGAACTGGTTCCGCATGATTTCGAGCGTGATCGCATCCACCTCGCTATCTGTTTCTGCGTTCATGTCGGTATTCGTGTCCGTCTCTTCGTCCATCATTCGCCGTCACCTCCGGCCGTCATGACGAGCGTTCCATCCGCCCGAACCGTCCCCGTCCACGTCGGCGGAACGACGACAGTACTCTCGTTTTGCTCTAAGATGACCGGACCTTCGACCGTCGCGCCTTCTCCAAGTCCCTCTCGTTCGTATACGGGCGTCTCGTGGAACTCACCGTCGAAGAACGCCGATCTGGTGTCTTTCTGCGCCTCGCCAGTGCCGCGATAGGTGACCCCGAGTTCGCCTCGTTCGACGACAGCGGTCGAACGCACGTTGACGAGTTCGACCGGATCGGAGAGCCGATAGCCGTACGCGTTCTCGTGTGCTTCGTGGAACCGCCCCTCGACGACATCGGCGTCGAACGTCTCGTCCACCGGGACGGTGAGTTCGAAGCTTTGCCCATCGTACCGCAGGTCGGCGGCGCGTTGCACCGTCGCGGCGTCCGTTCGCTGAACGTCCGCAAGCACGTCGGATTCGAGTTCGTCGTACGCGGCTTCGACGGACTCGACGCTGGTTTCGGCCAGCGGGCTTCGGAGTGTCCGCACCGAGTCGTGTTTCTGGTCGGCCGCGAGCAGCCCGTACGCCGAGAGGACGCCGCAGGCTCTCGGGACGACGACGGTTCCAACGTCGAGACTTTCCGCCAGCGCGGCCGCGTGCATCGGACCGGCACCGCCGAAAGCGACGAGGCCGAACTCCCGTGGGTCGTGGCCGCGCTCGACCGTCACGGCCCGAATCGCGCGCGTCATGTTGGCGTTGGCGACGCGGTAGACACCGCGAGCAGCAGCCAGTGCGCCATCGAGTCCCGCTTCGTCTGCGAGATTCGCAAGCGCGTCGTGTGCGGCGTCAACGTCTAAGGAGAGTTCGCCGCCGAGAGCGGAACTACCGCCGATATAGCCGAGAACGACGTTCGCGTCCGTCACCGTTGGCTCGGTGCCGCCGCGTCCGTAGCAGGCCGGTCCGGGGTTCGCACCCGAGGAGCGCGGACCCACGCGGAGTGCGTTACCAGCGTCAACCCACGCAATGGATCCGCCGCCTGCACCGACGGTGTTCACGTCCACCATCGGCGTCTTGATCGGTCGCTCGTTGATTTCGGCGTCTGTCGTCCGCTCGACTTCGCCGTCTCTGACGAGACTCACGTCGCTGGACGTGCCACCCATGTCGAAGGTGACGAGGCCGTCCAAGTCGTCGCTCGTCGCCGTTTCAGCCGCTCCAACGACACCGGCCGCTGGACCGGACATCGTCGTCGTCACGGCGTGTTCGCGCACCGTCGAAGCCGGTGCGATGCCGCCGTTCGCTTGCATGATCTGGGGCACGGGCACATCCATCTCCGCCGCCCGCTCTTCGAGGCGGCCAAGGTAAGCGTCGATAGCCGGTGTGACGTAGGCGTCAACGACCGTTGTCGAGGTTCGCTCGTATTCGCGGAACTCCGCGAGGACTTCGTGCGAAGCGGAGACTGGTACGTCGAGTTCTTCGCGGAGGACATCCGCGACGATCTGTTCGTTTTCGGGATGTTGGTAGGCGTGGAGCAGGGAGACGGCGACGCTCTCGGCGTCGCTCGCACGGATGTTTTCGGCGATGCTCCGTACCTCGCTTTCGTCTACTGTCGTCTCGACCCCGTCGATAGTCGCCCGTTCGGTCACCTCGAAGCGGCGACGTCGTGGGACGAGCGGTGCGGGTTTGTCCGCGGTCACGTCGTACAGATCAGGCCGGGCCTGTCGGCCGATTTCGAGAACGTCTCTGAACCCCTCTGTGGTGACGAGTGCTGTTTTCGCGCCGTTCTCTTCGAGGAGGGCGTTGACTGAGACGGTCATCGCGTGCGTGAACGCGTCTACGTCGCTCGGATCGATTTCGGCTTCGTCGCAGGCCTTCTCGAACCCGCGGACGACGCCGACACTTTGGTCGTCCGTACTCGGAACCTTCGCGGTTACGAGTTCGTTCTCGGGAGTCAGAAGCGCCACGTCGGTGAACGTGCCACCGACGTCAACGCCGATTCGCGTTTCGCGGGACATTCAGAACACCCCCAAATCGGCCGCGACGGTATAGAGGGTTCGGAGTCCCAGCCAGACGACGATGATCGTTACGACACCACCGACGACGTTCTGTACCGTGTTGTTGACGTACGAGCCGAGGATATCACGGTCGTTCATAACGTAGATGAGGAAGATTGCGACGATAGGAAGGAGGATGCCGTTAGCGACCTGCGCGAAGACGATGGCTTGCACAGGGCTGTACCCAAGCGCGGAGAAGACAATGCCGGTGAGCAGGATGGTTCCCCAGACCGCGCGGAACTTCGTAGATTGCAGGTCGGTATCCCAGCCGAGGGCACCGGCCGTCGCGTAGGCCCCCGCGAGCGGTGCCGTCGTTGCACTGGTGAACCCTGCGGCGAACAGTCCGATACCGAACAACACCTTCGCGTGGGTGCCGACGAGCGGTTCGATCTGTTCTGCCATCGTACTCACGTTCTGTATCTCAGTTCCGACCGGGAACGCCGCCGCAGCGGTGACGAGGATAGCGATGGTGATGAGACCGCCAACGACGATAGAGAGGACAGTGTCGGCGCGAGATTCGTTCAGTTCGTCGGGACCGGCCCACCGCTCTTGGACGCTCCCGGCGTGCAAAAAGAGGTTGTAGCCGACCACAGTCGTTCCGACGAGACCGGTGATGAGGAACTCCGAACCCTGCGGGACGCTCGGGACGAACCCCATCGCCAACGCGCCGAGGTCGGGACCGATGATGATGGCGTCCACGAGGAACGAAAGCGCCATGAGTGAGACGAGGCCGACGAGTGCCTTCTCGATGAGTTTGTACTTGCCAGACCACAGTAGCGCCCCCGCGATGAGGCCCATAACTGGCCCCCAAATGTTGGCACTAATGCCAGTCAGTCCTTCCAAGCCGGCCGCTCCGCCGAGAATGTTCCCCGTCTCGTAGGCGGCAGTCCCGATACCGATTGCACTCACCACGAGCGCGATACTGAACGCCGATGCTACTTCGTTGTCGAATTGGCTTCGAAGCGCCTCGCCGAGGCCTTCGCGCGATACGAGCCCCAACCGAGCGCTCATCTCTTGAAGGACGATAGTAGCGATGATCGAGAAGGCAATCGTCCAGATTAGTGCGTAGCCGAACTGTGCACCCGTTACACTCGCCGTCGTAACTGTTCCGGGGCCGATGAACGCTGCGGCGACCATCGCACCAGGCCCGATTGATTTCAGTCGTTCCACGATGTTCATGATTCTGCCCATGAGTTGGCATGACGTACCGAATTACTCTATATAAATCCCTGTTGAGAACGCTGTTTATAGGTGGTACAGCGTGTGTGACTGGATATGTGTGAGTATGAACTAGTATGAATAGATACGAACAAGTACGAACTAACGCTGGCGCCGCCACTATCGGACTTCTGTGAACAGTACTTTCGAGACTCCTTCTTCGGTCTCGATATCGAACGGGAGTTGTTCGGTACTCAGTTCGATGAACCGTCCCATGAACCACTTAATCGATTCTGTGGGGAAGACGACGTGGTACGTTCGACCCTCAGATGCGCGAACGGTGAGAAAACCACAGAACGAGAGCCAATCTAAGAGCTCACCGAGTGAGTCGAACCGGTCGGCGTACTCGTGAGCGTGGAACGACGCGACGCGGTCTGCGGCTTCCACGAACTCAGGATCCGGATCACCCTCCGCGTTTTCGACGTAGTCGAGAAAGCAGTGCAGGAAATCGACGTCGAGGAGGACGTGTTCACCGCTTGAGAGCATCTGATGGTACGCTTCGAGGTTCGGCCCGGCTTCCGTCGCCGCCGCCTCGAAATTCGCCGCGTAGAATACCAACGCCTCCCGGACGAGTTCGCTTTGTGCTTTGTCTGTCCGGTTCGAGAGGCTGTCGAGTGCGCCTTGGGCGTCGTCATCGAGTGAGACCGTGATGCGATTCGTGACCATGTGTGTCAAACGGACGGTGGGGGCCTTATGGGTTTGTTACCGCGGTTCGCTCTGCCCGTCGGCAGGTTGCTAATCGTAGTTGGAGGTGATCTGTGGAAGATCATATATAGAAATGTTATTCGTATGATGTGTAAATATTCCCTGGCGTATTTACATAAATTAATAGGTGGATTCCTTCGCCCGCTCAGTACTTCGTAATTACCGGGAAGCGAATGATGTGTACTGATAATCGAAACGCTCTGTGCCGACGAAATACTAATGGCACATAAGTTGACATTTTGTTTTGTGATGAGTCCCCGCGTTCCCGCCGCTGAACTTGACTCCGTTTTTGGTCTCTTAGCAAACGAGTTGCGGATAGAGATTCTTCGAACGCTCTGGGCACAGCACCCCGAGTCACTTTCATTCTCCGACCTCCGGTCGAGTGTTGACATTCGTGACTCAGGGAAATTCAATTACCACTTGGACGTACTCGTCCCGAAGTTCGTCCGGAAATCCGACGGTGAGTACCTGCTCACGCACGCTGGTCGGCAAGTGATCGGAGCCGCCGTCTCGAGAACGCTCACCGATGCAGACGACGTGACTGTCGAAGATGTTCCCGCCGGCGAATGTATGTTCTGCAGTGGCAGCTTGATGGCCCGCTACGAAAACGGCGTTGCGACTGTCGATTGTGCGGCGTGCGATGATCTCATCACTCGGATGCCGATTCCGCCGAACACCGTCGCTAACATCGATGCCGAGGCTCTCCCGGAGGTGTTCAGCAAACACCTCCTAACGGTTACCCACCAACTCAGCCGCGGCTTCTGCAAGCTCTGTTACGGGCAGGTAGATGCATCGCTCACGGTGTTTTCCTCGGTGGAATCAGTTACGCACTGTTCGCCGCTCGATGTCCAGTTCGAGTGTCGAGAGTGTGGCGACCAGACGCACCTGAACGCTGGTGGTGTTGTCATGGACCATCCCGCGGTGACGTCGTTGCTGTTCGATGCCGGAATCGATTTGCGACGGGTCTATATTTGGGAGCTTACGTCGCTTCTCGATCCCGAGGTGACAACCGTGTCCGAGGATCCGCTTCAGCTACATCTCACGATACACCTCAATGGCGAAACGCTCGACCTAACGCTGGACGACACTGCGACCGTGATCGCTTACGACCGCCGATAGAGCAGTACGCGAACTGACTGCTTCCGGTGACCTGTTCTGTCCTTCGACGAGAAAATCATCTTGAGTGGTGGTGCAACTGATATGGATCGGCTGTAGGGAAATGAGCAAATTCATCATTGAAAGTCGTTATTGAGTATCGAATCTAGGAGATCTACTGTCAGTGCTTGGGGGGTTTCTGCCTTCTATTCTTTTCAACCCATATTTGATGTCTATAGATGGAAATATTCATCTATTTTGGAGATAATTTGCCGTTTTCTACTTTAATATTGGTTATATTATACTAGGCTCCTCGAATACATCTTCTAAACCTAGATATTGGTGATGGTGATGCTATTCTAAAACTAAAGAAACCAGAATACTGTGTAGCGATGACGCCCCACGAACTCATTGAACAATATGAGGATCATTAATTAATGAAACTTAGACAATGATTACAGTCATACACTTGTAAGGTACAAACAACGCCGTGTCTTTCTATTGGACCGTTATAGAACACATTATTCATTATCTTCTCGTGGGCGGAATTCACCGACTGACGAATCGATATCGGGTAGTGTCGCCTACGACGTTCGATTCACCGTTTCTGCTGAGGCTATCACGAACAATCGGCCGCAGTGACCCACTAACTCGACAGTAGCGTCTCCCTTGAGATCGACATCCGCCTCGAAACTAAATATATGGGTGAGTATGACATGGTATGGCGACCGACCCGTTTGAGTTGATCGCACGCCTTCTCGGTATCGATGCCGACAAGCTGCGCCGGTTGGCGGCCGAAAACGACCAAAAACTGGATTTAGATGCGTTATCCAATCACCTCGACATTGATCCCACGCGACTGTCTGACTTACAGGAACTATCGGACGGAGACGATGTCGAATGGGATGTTGCCTTCGATATCGATGTGAGCCAGATAGACCGCGAGGCGGAATCGCCGCGACAATCACGTCGCGGAGTCGGCATTCGACCAACTCGCCGCCGGTCGGGAACGAATCGCTCTCGAAGCCGACAGCAGAAGTCGGAGCGCTGGACGTGCCCGACCTGCGAGCGGAAATTCCTCTCCCATCAAGCGCTCCAGCGCCACTACGGTACTAATCCGGAACATCCTCAGCGGATCCTTGACGTGCCTGATAGTGAACTAGACCAGGATGAGAGGGGCTGGATTGGCACTCAGTGGATCGAGTTCGATGACCGAGTTGAGACCTTCCTCACGCTTCCCGATAAAATCGAAGCGGACGATATTGAAGTGACGCACTCTCCATCCGACGAATGTGTCGAAATCAGCGGTGAATACGAGGAAACCATCGATACGAACAGTATCACGGACCTACTCTCGGACACCCTTGAATGGCGGATGTCGGGGCGTGATCTCATACTGTCGTTCCCGATACAAGATCCAACATCGGATGAAGATGCATAACTGTAACACGATGAGTCGTTCACAACTCGACGCATAGTCCAGAGACCGTCTGTTTCGTACTATTTCCCGTATCGAAAGATCTACTGAGATATATTGATTTGTGTTAACATTCAACAAGCTCTATTAGCATAGGTAATAAATATGAGGTCACGTCTTGGGCTGCTGTGAGCGAGAACAGGCTACTGAGACGTTAATCAAGGGGACAAACGATGTCATCAACAGGACCAGATATTGACGAACCGGCTATCGAACAACTTCAGGACGGGCTTCGAGGACAACTGATCCTGCCAGAAAATCCCGGGTACGACGATGCGAGGGCGATCTATAATGCGATGATCGATAAACATCCGCGGCTCATCGCCCAGTGTGCCACTGTCGCGGATGTGATCGCGGCTGTGAACTTCGGTCGTGAGCACGACCTTGCGACGGCGGTCCGCGGAGGCGGACACAACGGCCCCGGTCTGGCGTTGGTGGATAGCGGCCTCGTTATCGACCTCTCCGAGATGACGGGGATTCGGGTCGATCCCAGCGCGAAGACCGTGCGCGCTGAACCCGGATGCACGTGGGGCGATGTTGATCACGCGACCCACGCGTTCGGCTTGGCGACACCCAGTGGAATCATCTCTACAACCGGTATTGGTGGACTAACTCTGGGTGGCGGTCACGGATATCTAACCCGTAAACACGGCTTGACGATTGACAATCTAGTGAGCGCAGATGTCGTGTTAGCGGACGGACGGTTAGTCCATGCGAGTGAGAACGAGCATCCAGATCTGTTCTGGGCGCTCCGGGGCGGCGGCGGCAACTTCGGCGTGGTCACTTCGTTTGAGTATCAGTTACATCCGGTGGAGACAGTAGTTGCGGGACCGCTGCTCTGGCCACTCTCGGAACTTGAATCTACGATGCGGTGGTACCGTGAGTGGTTACCCCAAGCACCTGAGGACGTGTACGCGTTCTATCTCGTCGCTGAGGTCCCGGGTGAACCATTCCCCGAGGAGATTCACGGGGAGAACGTGTGCGGGCTCATGTGGTGTTATCTCGGCTCAGAGGACGAAGCCGAGACCGTGATCCAGTCGGCCCGCGATGTTGCCGAACCACTGTTCGAGCATATCGGGGCGATGCCGTATCCAGCACTCCAAAGCCTGTTCGACGATCTCTATCCCCCGGGTGATCAGTGGTATTGGAAGGGTGACTTCGTGTACGAACTGACCGACGACGCTATCAACGAACATCGGCGTTTCGCCGACGTCCCGACCGCGAAATCGACGATGCATCTGTATCCCGTCGATGGGGCTGTCAGTCGTGTTGACGCGGATGAGACCGCGTGGGGCTATCGTGACGCGACCTGGTCGATGGTCATCGCGGGCGTCGATCCGGACCCGACCAATGCTGAGGCAATCTCCGAGTGGGCCAAAGACTACTGGCGGGCGGTGCATCCACACGCAGCGGATGGCTCGTACGTCAACTTCATGATGGAAGAAGGTGAGAGCCGAGTCCAGGCCGCTTACCGTGACAACTACGAGCGATTACAACAGGTGAAGGCGAAGTACGACCCAGATAACTTCTTCCATATCAATCAGAATATCGAGCCAGCGGGCTAACTATCGGTGGCGCACTATCTAGCGCTTAGCGGTTTCCGTTTCCGTTTCGACCCTCTCATTTGATGTGCCGGACCGCTCACCGGGAGTCGCACGCTGTCGGTGGGTCGTATCCCACTCTTCGAACAGACCATACTCTGTCATCGTCGTCATGCCAGCGATAGCTGCTCGAAGGCTGATCCCGATGAGGGGAATATCCGCTACAGTGACGATTACGTCCGCTTGAAGGACTGCGCCGTCGCGTAACAGTACGTCCACGAACTCCACAATAGCGTGCGTGTCGTCTTTTGTTGGTTCCATAGTCGCGCTCACCCGAGGTCCGGTGCGAATGTGTACGGAGGCCACGGACCTGTGAATTTGATACTCACTCCTTCTTGTTCGGCAGGGCCGTCCAACCGATTCCCGAGTTCGGTTTCATCCGCTTCGTCTGCGAGGACCGCTACCCGCGCGACTGGCTCCCCATCGATTGCTGTGGTGTCGTCCGTAAGCGGCGAGGACGGGTCTTGTTCGATCATCTCGGTCACGACGGGGGAAATCGACTCTCGTAGTGTCGCCGTCAGATCGGACCGACGCTGCTGTTTCAGTTCACGAAGCCGTTTATCGTACTGTTTTTCGAGGAGAAACGACGTTCCGGAACCTGCTTGCTTTCGTCGTCGTTGTAAGTCCTGTAGCTGGTCGTCCTGATCTGCAATCTCGGCTTCGAACGCTGATGAATCCCAGTGGAGGCGAATACGATATTCCCACGTGCCAGCGAACGACGTCAGCGCCTCCCGAATCGTGTCGTGATTTTCGTGTACCCACTGGGAGATACTCGCGTCCCCTCCCTCGATGATGGTATTGAATCGCATCGGTAGCGGTGTACCGAACACCTCACCCGCGGCATCGACGACGTGTTGGTGTCTGAGTACCCACTGTGTCACCTGTTCTGGGCTTTCCGTGTCGTAGACTGCTTCACAGTCGTGGACAGCGGCTCCGACACTCTCGGTCTCGATGACGTATACGGAGCTCTCACCGACACCGAGAACCGACAGGTCATTCGAGTCCGCACTTTCGGTGTCCACGAAACAGTACAGATACCGACCGTCGGTGACTGCCTGTTCACCACTCGATCCGGTGGACTGTTCTGTGGCATCTGCTGACTGCTCTGCGGCTGAAGTCGGAGACGGTTCAGTCATTGGATGCACTCCCAGCGTTGAATACCGGACTGCGGGACTGTGAGGCCTCGTGCCCGGATAGTTGCTCGATAGCGTCGCGCACGACGTGATCGAGGTCACTCTTGAACGCAGCGACCTCATCGCCGATGTCTTCCTGTTGTTTTAACCGCTCAACTTCTTCTTCTAAGGTCTGCAACTGCTGACCTAGTCGCTCGATTTCGGCCGCAGAGAGGTCACCGGCTTCCATCCGTCGCACAGCCTCTTGTTCGAGCGCCTCGACCAGCAGTTCGACGACAGTGACAACGAGTGCGGTGAGTCCGCCCTGTACATCGTCCGCCTCGCCATCGAGTGTAAGTTCCACGGCTATTCATTCCTCCCTCGAAGACGGGGATGATACCGCCGAATGTTCGTCTGTTGTTTCTCTCGCTGGTTCAGTTTCCGGCTGTGTTTCCGAGTTTGCATCGGAGGCATCCGACGAGACGCCAGCCGCTGTCTCGACGCGTTTCATATCTGTTCCGGTCGGAAATTCGAGACCGTACTGAGCCGCGGTCTCGAACGAAGCGACGGCTGCTCGCAGTTGGATGCCCAGTAGTTCCGTGTCGCCGACGCTGACCGCAATATCGGCATTGATGACGACTCCTTTGTCTAGCAGCATCTCCAGCATTTCGGCGAGGTCGCCCTGCGAGCGGGTCGGCTTGGGATCACTCATCGCTGGATGTCTCCCTCCTGTCGCTGTCGGTTTCTGATGGGTGATCGGCGTCCACATTTCCACCCTTATGCGCGCTCGCTCTGCGGTGGAGTCGTTGGCCGTACAGCCGTTCGCGGGCAGCCACATTCGAGTGTTTCGGCACCGCCGGAACGGTCGAGTGGGAGTTCCGGGCTGCGTTCTCGGCATTCGATTTCTGGGGCGGAAGTGTCGAATGTGCCGTTGGGTTCCCTGTCCCATCGTTCTCATCCCGGTCGCGCTGTGACTCTGACTGGTGCCGGTTCCGTTTGCGGCGCTGTGCGATTTTCCTCCGCTGTTGGAGCAGTTTTTGTCGGGCCGTATCTCGGCTGAGCTGTGCCTTCGCCAGTATCTGTCTCGCTTTCTGTTTGCGTTTTTGTTGCTGTTTGTCAGTCATTCGGATGCTCCTTCGGTAGATTCGTTTCTTCGAACCAGTCGGATCTCGAGAATCTGGTTGTTGAGTTCTACATCGGTAATCGTCATGTCGGGGT
This genomic stretch from Halogeometricum borinquense DSM 11551 harbors:
- a CDS encoding maleate cis-trans isomerase family protein — its product is MYGWRTRLGAVVPSSNTTVEGEFTTYAPEGVSVHAARMPLESVTPDELDAMADAAVDCADRLSHADVDVVAYACTTGSLLHGPGFDRELELSLAEAAGVPAVATALSVKRALHVLGAERLGVVTPYTEELNQRETDYLESAGYDVITLDGLGIESNTEIGEQTPENAYRQTRMCLDTAPEVDAVFVSCTNYRTLPMIERLERDCDVPVVTSNGATLWDALQRADVSTADIPGRFTSARHGGLV
- a CDS encoding hydantoinase B/oxoprolinase family protein, which gives rise to MDEETDTNTDMNAETDSEVDAITLEIMRNQFESVAEEMGQVLITSSYSPNIKERRDCSTALFDADGRLVAQAEHIPVHLGAMPEAVQTVLGYDPKPGDVFVLNDPFEGGTHLPDVTMVSPLSLDGEILGFVVSRAHHADVGGMAPGSMPAGAREIYQEGLRLPPVRLVEGGEVNDDVMSVLLANVRNPGERRADIRAQIAANERAEERLGDLVEEHGKPQVVAAFDAVMAYSRDRVTAELRALPDGEYHARDVLEGDGVTDEDIPIEVTVSTDGETVAVDFDGTAPQVAGNVNAPLAVAKSAVYFVVRCVTDPEIPPNQGCYDPITVSVPEGTLLNPNAPAAVVGGNVETSQRVTDVVFTALAEAAPDRVPAQGQGTMNNLTIGSRAGGSEGFTYYETIGGGFGGRASGDGMDGVQVGMTNTLNTPIEALEAEYPLFVEEYSLRENSGGRGRYRGGLGIVRSVTIEADATVSLLTERRRVAPKGIAGGEDGATGQNLVDGESVPAKTTRDVLAGTTVTVRTPGGGGHGTPEDRSTADKERDAEDGKVKR
- a CDS encoding hydantoinase/oxoprolinase family protein; this translates as MSRETRIGVDVGGTFTDVALLTPENELVTAKVPSTDDQSVGVVRGFEKACDEAEIDPSDVDAFTHAMTVSVNALLEENGAKTALVTTEGFRDVLEIGRQARPDLYDVTADKPAPLVPRRRRFEVTERATIDGVETTVDESEVRSIAENIRASDAESVAVSLLHAYQHPENEQIVADVLREELDVPVSASHEVLAEFREYERTSTTVVDAYVTPAIDAYLGRLEERAAEMDVPVPQIMQANGGIAPASTVREHAVTTTMSGPAAGVVGAAETATSDDLDGLVTFDMGGTSSDVSLVRDGEVERTTDAEINERPIKTPMVDVNTVGAGGGSIAWVDAGNALRVGPRSSGANPGPACYGRGGTEPTVTDANVVLGYIGGSSALGGELSLDVDAAHDALANLADEAGLDGALAAARGVYRVANANMTRAIRAVTVERGHDPREFGLVAFGGAGPMHAAALAESLDVGTVVVPRACGVLSAYGLLAADQKHDSVRTLRSPLAETSVESVEAAYDELESDVLADVQRTDAATVQRAADLRYDGQSFELTVPVDETFDADVVEGRFHEAHENAYGYRLSDPVELVNVRSTAVVERGELGVTYRGTGEAQKDTRSAFFDGEFHETPVYEREGLGEGATVEGPVILEQNESTVVVPPTWTGTVRADGTLVMTAGGDGE
- a CDS encoding Nramp family divalent metal transporter; this translates as MNIVERLKSIGPGAMVAAAFIGPGTVTTASVTGAQFGYALIWTIAFSIIATIVLQEMSARLGLVSREGLGEALRSQFDNEVASAFSIALVVSAIGIGTAAYETGNILGGAAGLEGLTGISANIWGPVMGLIAGALLWSGKYKLIEKALVGLVSLMALSFLVDAIIIGPDLGALAMGFVPSVPQGSEFLITGLVGTTVVGYNLFLHAGSVQERWAGPDELNESRADTVLSIVVGGLITIAILVTAAAAFPVGTEIQNVSTMAEQIEPLVGTHAKVLFGIGLFAAGFTSATTAPLAGAYATAGALGWDTDLQSTKFRAVWGTILLTGIVFSALGYSPVQAIVFAQVANGILLPIVAIFLIYVMNDRDILGSYVNNTVQNVVGGVVTIIVVWLGLRTLYTVAADLGVF
- a CDS encoding ribbon-helix-helix protein, CopG family — its product is MVTNRITVSLDDDAQGALDSLSNRTDKAQSELVREALVFYAANFEAAATEAGPNLEAYHQMLSSGEHVLLDVDFLHCFLDYVENAEGDPDPEFVEAADRVASFHAHEYADRFDSLGELLDWLSFCGFLTVRASEGRTYHVVFPTESIKWFMGRFIELSTEQLPFDIETEEGVSKVLFTEVR
- a CDS encoding DUF7351 domain-containing protein; its protein translation is MSPRVPAAELDSVFGLLANELRIEILRTLWAQHPESLSFSDLRSSVDIRDSGKFNYHLDVLVPKFVRKSDGEYLLTHAGRQVIGAAVSRTLTDADDVTVEDVPAGECMFCSGSLMARYENGVATVDCAACDDLITRMPIPPNTVANIDAEALPEVFSKHLLTVTHQLSRGFCKLCYGQVDASLTVFSSVESVTHCSPLDVQFECRECGDQTHLNAGGVVMDHPAVTSLLFDAGIDLRRVYIWELTSLLDPEVTTVSEDPLQLHLTIHLNGETLDLTLDDTATVIAYDRR